Proteins found in one Labrenzia sp. VG12 genomic segment:
- a CDS encoding lysine--tRNA ligase, with protein MTDQSLPPLDLSQDFVEAARKSKAWPFEEARKLVKRIEKRDPGKPVLFETGYGPSGLPHIGTFGEVLRTTMVRTAFRLLTEDKIPTRLLSFSDDMDGMRKIPENVPDRAALEPYLQMPLSAVPNPFGGDYESFAAHNNAMLCRFLDTFGFDYEFASATEYYKAGKFDDVLIKATEKYQKIMDVMLPTLGAERQATYSPFLPISPTSGRVLYVPMKDVNPKDGTVTFEDETGEDITLPVTGGNVKLQWKPDFGMRWAALDVDFEMFGKDHMTNAPIYDKICNILGGKAPEHYVYELFLDDKGEKISKSKGNGLTIDEWLTYASPESLALYNYQKPKTAKKLYFDVIPKAVDEYYTFVQKYEQMPVEQKLQNPAWHIHSGDIPKIDMPVPFAMLLNLVSASNAENKDVLWAFISRYAPGVTAETHPALDALVGYAIRYFDDFVKPTKSFKTPDEIERSALEQLDAKLASLPADADGAAIQDGVLDVARAIERYQDPNKKGPDGGPGVSVAWFSALYQLLLGQEKGPRFGSFVALYGIAETREMIRKALAGELAA; from the coding sequence ATGACCGACCAATCCCTGCCTCCGCTTGACCTTTCGCAAGACTTTGTCGAGGCGGCCCGGAAATCGAAAGCCTGGCCGTTCGAAGAAGCGCGAAAACTGGTCAAACGGATCGAAAAGCGGGATCCGGGCAAACCGGTTCTGTTCGAGACGGGCTACGGTCCGTCCGGCCTGCCGCATATCGGTACCTTCGGCGAGGTGCTGCGCACGACCATGGTGCGCACGGCCTTCCGCCTGCTCACCGAAGACAAGATCCCGACGCGGCTCCTGAGCTTTTCCGACGATATGGACGGCATGCGCAAGATCCCGGAAAATGTTCCGGACCGGGCCGCGCTGGAACCCTATCTGCAGATGCCGCTCAGCGCCGTACCGAACCCGTTCGGCGGCGACTACGAGAGCTTTGCCGCGCATAACAACGCCATGTTGTGTCGCTTCCTTGATACGTTCGGCTTCGACTACGAGTTCGCCAGCGCAACCGAATACTACAAGGCCGGCAAGTTCGACGATGTCCTGATCAAAGCGACGGAAAAGTACCAGAAGATCATGGACGTGATGCTGCCGACCCTCGGCGCGGAGCGCCAGGCGACCTATTCGCCCTTCCTGCCGATCTCGCCGACATCCGGCCGTGTACTCTATGTGCCGATGAAGGACGTCAACCCGAAGGACGGCACCGTCACCTTCGAGGACGAGACGGGTGAAGACATCACGCTGCCGGTCACCGGCGGCAATGTGAAGCTGCAGTGGAAGCCGGATTTCGGCATGCGCTGGGCGGCCCTTGACGTCGATTTCGAGATGTTCGGCAAGGATCACATGACCAACGCGCCGATCTACGACAAGATCTGCAACATCCTGGGCGGCAAGGCACCGGAACACTACGTCTATGAGCTGTTCCTGGACGACAAGGGGGAGAAGATCTCCAAGTCCAAGGGCAACGGCCTGACCATCGACGAGTGGCTGACCTATGCCTCGCCGGAAAGTCTGGCGCTCTACAATTACCAGAAGCCGAAAACGGCGAAGAAGCTCTATTTCGACGTCATCCCGAAGGCGGTGGACGAATACTACACCTTTGTCCAGAAATACGAGCAGATGCCGGTGGAGCAGAAGCTGCAGAACCCGGCCTGGCATATCCATTCGGGTGACATCCCGAAGATCGACATGCCGGTACCGTTTGCCATGCTGCTCAACCTGGTCTCCGCCTCCAACGCGGAGAACAAGGACGTGCTCTGGGCGTTCATCTCGCGCTATGCACCGGGCGTAACCGCTGAAACGCACCCGGCGCTCGATGCCCTGGTCGGTTATGCGATCCGCTACTTCGACGATTTCGTCAAGCCGACCAAGTCGTTCAAGACGCCGGACGAGATCGAACGCTCGGCACTGGAACAGCTCGATGCCAAGCTTGCTTCCCTGCCTGCGGATGCAGATGGTGCGGCCATTCAGGACGGTGTTCTGGACGTCGCCCGCGCCATCGAGCGCTACCAGGACCCGAACAAGAAGGGCCCGGATGGTGGCCCGGGCGTTTCGGTCGCCTGGTTCTCGGCGCTCTATCAGCTGCTGCTTGGTCAGGAAAAGGGCCCGCGCTTCGGCTCCTTCGTGGCGCTTTACGGCATTGCCGAAACCCGCGAGATGATCCGCAAGGCTCTGGCCGGCGAACTGGCAGCCTGA
- a CDS encoding VWA domain-containing protein, with amino-acid sequence MAPQRLPDRERFPEAESNPVRKVTDAPVSTFSIDVDTASYAFVRSELTHGRMPRSQAVRPEELINYFDYAYAVPGDTEIPFSTSVSVIETPWNANTRLLQIGLQGYSVPLDQLPPQNLVFLIDTSGSMSAPNKLPLLQQAFRLLLSSLRPEDRVAIVTYAGQAGLLLEPTRVDDRKTIVRALNALHSGGSTAGHAGLQGAYAIAEEMKEDGGDARVILATDGDFNVGLSGPDDLKRYISDQRQKGISLSVLGFGRGNYNDTLMQTLAQNGNGVAAYIDTLAEARKVLVDQVVSSIVTIAQDVKIQVEFNPATITEYRLIGYETRALKREDFNNDKVDAGDIGAGHTVTALYEITPVGSPAVRLDDLRYGPATPEALPAAAGEFADELAFVKLRYKLPGENQSHLITTPVTGDTAGIPEGEALFAASVAGFGQLLQGADYLGDWSVGDAEKLAAANLGDDPHGYRAEYLSLLRLAAFAEH; translated from the coding sequence GTGGCCCCACAGCGTCTTCCCGACCGGGAACGCTTTCCCGAAGCCGAAAGCAACCCGGTCAGGAAAGTCACCGATGCTCCGGTCTCGACCTTCTCGATCGATGTCGATACAGCGTCATACGCCTTTGTCCGCTCGGAACTGACCCACGGCCGCATGCCCCGCTCTCAAGCGGTGCGACCGGAGGAGCTGATCAACTATTTCGACTATGCGTATGCGGTGCCCGGGGACACAGAGATACCGTTCTCCACCAGCGTCTCCGTGATTGAAACGCCTTGGAACGCGAATACCAGGCTGCTGCAGATCGGCCTGCAGGGTTATTCCGTGCCGCTGGATCAGCTGCCGCCGCAGAACCTGGTGTTCCTGATCGACACGTCCGGATCGATGTCGGCCCCCAACAAGCTGCCACTGCTGCAGCAGGCCTTCCGCTTGCTGCTGTCGAGCCTGCGGCCGGAGGACCGCGTCGCCATCGTCACCTATGCCGGCCAGGCGGGACTGCTTCTGGAACCGACCCGTGTCGATGACAGGAAAACCATCGTACGGGCCCTGAATGCCCTTCATTCTGGCGGCAGCACAGCCGGTCATGCGGGACTGCAAGGCGCCTATGCCATTGCCGAAGAGATGAAGGAAGATGGCGGCGACGCGAGGGTAATCCTGGCCACCGATGGCGACTTCAATGTCGGCCTTTCGGGCCCCGACGATCTGAAACGCTACATCTCCGACCAGCGCCAAAAAGGGATCTCCCTGTCCGTGCTCGGTTTTGGCCGCGGCAACTACAACGACACGCTGATGCAGACACTTGCCCAGAACGGCAACGGCGTCGCTGCCTATATCGACACGCTGGCGGAAGCCCGCAAGGTTCTGGTCGACCAGGTGGTGAGTTCGATCGTGACGATCGCACAGGACGTGAAAATCCAGGTCGAGTTCAATCCGGCCACGATCACCGAATACAGGCTGATCGGCTACGAGACCCGCGCGCTCAAACGGGAAGACTTCAACAATGACAAGGTGGATGCAGGCGATATCGGGGCGGGCCATACGGTGACCGCACTCTATGAGATCACGCCCGTCGGCTCGCCGGCGGTTCGTCTGGATGATCTTCGCTACGGCCCTGCCACACCTGAAGCCTTGCCGGCAGCGGCGGGCGAGTTCGCGGATGAGCTGGCTTTTGTGAAACTGCGCTACAAGCTGCCGGGCGAGAACCAGAGCCACCTGATCACCACGCCGGTGACCGGAGACACCGCCGGCATCCCGGAGGGCGAAGCCCTGTTCGCGGCCTCCGTTGCGGGCTTCGGCCAGCTGCTGCAAGGCGCGGATTATCTGGGGGACTGGAGCGTCGGGGACGCCGAAAAGCTTGCTGCGGCAAACCTGGGAGACGATCCGCACGGCTATCGGGCGGAATATCTGTCATTGCTTCGCCTGGCAGCCTTCGCGGAACATTGA
- a CDS encoding pyrroline-5-carboxylate reductase, with translation MALTQTVGIIGGTGQLGSAIATALHESGCLAPEQLWISNRSGAPAGFEPWPQVTFTNNNQALADACDVIVLSVPPALLSSARIAAADKLVISVMAGVSLHQLSSLCGSARVVRAMSSPAARERLAYSPWCASSDLAPTDQETVAALLSACGLSDRVADETQIEIFTALTGPVPGFAAFFADAMVQYATANGVDAKTALRAVKQLFLASGRILSEDTITPAERVTEMVDYAGTTAAGLIKMQELDLPRLIAEGLDASTARVRTIADDT, from the coding sequence ATGGCCCTTACGCAAACGGTCGGTATCATCGGTGGCACAGGTCAGCTCGGCAGTGCCATTGCAACTGCGCTGCATGAAAGCGGGTGCCTGGCGCCGGAACAGCTCTGGATTTCGAACCGGTCCGGCGCTCCAGCCGGTTTCGAGCCCTGGCCGCAGGTCACATTTACAAACAACAATCAGGCGCTGGCCGATGCGTGTGATGTGATTGTCCTGTCCGTTCCCCCTGCCCTGTTGAGCAGCGCCCGCATCGCGGCGGCAGACAAGCTGGTCATCTCTGTCATGGCGGGCGTTTCCCTGCACCAGCTGAGCAGTCTGTGCGGATCGGCCCGGGTGGTGCGTGCCATGTCGAGCCCGGCGGCCAGAGAACGGCTGGCCTATTCGCCCTGGTGTGCCAGCAGCGACCTTGCCCCAACCGACCAGGAAACAGTGGCCGCCCTGTTGTCGGCCTGCGGCCTGTCGGACAGGGTCGCAGACGAAACCCAGATCGAGATATTCACGGCACTGACCGGTCCGGTGCCCGGCTTTGCAGCGTTTTTTGCAGATGCCATGGTGCAATATGCGACAGCCAACGGCGTCGATGCCAAGACTGCCCTCCGCGCCGTCAAACAGCTGTTTCTGGCCTCCGGCCGGATCTTGTCCGAAGATACGATCACCCCAGCCGAACGTGTCACCGAAATGGTGGATTATGCCGGCACCACGGCTGCAGGGTTGATCAAGATGCAAGAACTGGATCTGCCCCGCCTCATCGCCGAGGGGCTCGATGCCAGCACGGCCCGGGTGCGCACGATCGCTGACGATACATGA
- a CDS encoding methyl-accepting chemotaxis protein — MSAAAPSKTVENDNISKYLQFMSDAGSNTASAQRAWKTLQPALPGILNRFYDTLLKQEELRQKMGVHEKNTSALKSAQAKHWDYIFNHDPDLEFIGQAARIGQAHVKIGLRAEWLMSAFGRLLNELLPVVVRKNRFSQGAMVRDLQAVVTRLFLDMILAQRAFETEERRQEEVLARETTGLTNLRTTATTICELNELVMAMALLSRNTQEANANGQSISAAADELVASIGQISENSEGAAEEANQTNNAAKDGLNKMSAVSKAIGDISSTSRQTSQSLTDLSEAASQISEFLSVIQSIADQTNLLALNATIEAARAGEAGKGFAVVASEVKTLASQTGKATEDIAQRIDALTAGMETIQTAIRSSEGAILNGEEAIGAANEIMQSIDGMVGTVSERVTQITEILHQQKEASHEIARNVANVAESNQNTDLQLSDMQRILKTSNDHFSESAKSFFDADSDRSLLEMARIDHVLFKKRVVDTVTGHDDWASSAMPDHHHCRLGKWYDNIQNEKIKSHPIFVSLVAPHKAVHDAGHRALSAAEQGDTPTAYQALAELETASKEVIQGLNDLGAAMENELKDAEARRSPRKDITTRADVIVDGKVQSVELENVSRTGVGIKGVRGAQEGKTVSLQLDGTERMGHVIWVDGSRAGVQFFDEHK; from the coding sequence ATGAGTGCAGCAGCCCCCAGCAAAACAGTCGAAAACGACAATATCAGCAAATACCTTCAATTCATGTCTGACGCTGGAAGCAACACAGCTTCCGCGCAACGGGCCTGGAAAACGCTGCAACCTGCCCTCCCCGGCATTCTCAACCGCTTTTACGACACCCTTCTGAAGCAGGAAGAATTGCGACAGAAAATGGGTGTTCACGAGAAGAATACCAGCGCGCTCAAGTCTGCACAGGCCAAGCATTGGGACTATATCTTCAACCATGATCCAGACCTGGAATTCATCGGCCAGGCGGCCCGGATCGGCCAGGCGCATGTGAAGATCGGCTTGCGTGCGGAATGGCTGATGTCGGCCTTCGGCCGCCTCCTGAATGAGTTGCTCCCGGTTGTCGTCAGGAAGAACCGGTTTTCACAAGGCGCCATGGTGCGCGACCTGCAAGCTGTGGTCACGCGCCTGTTTCTGGACATGATCCTTGCCCAGCGGGCCTTTGAAACCGAAGAACGCCGGCAGGAGGAGGTGCTGGCCCGTGAGACCACGGGTTTGACCAATCTGCGAACAACCGCCACCACCATCTGCGAGTTGAATGAACTGGTGATGGCGATGGCGCTGCTTTCGCGCAACACGCAAGAGGCCAATGCCAACGGCCAGTCCATCTCTGCGGCTGCGGACGAGTTGGTCGCCTCCATTGGCCAGATTTCCGAAAACAGCGAGGGAGCCGCCGAAGAGGCCAACCAGACGAACAACGCTGCCAAGGATGGGCTGAACAAGATGTCGGCGGTGTCCAAAGCCATTGGCGATATCTCGTCAACGTCCCGGCAAACCTCGCAAAGCCTGACAGATCTCAGCGAGGCCGCATCGCAGATCAGCGAGTTCCTGTCCGTCATTCAGTCGATCGCCGATCAGACCAATTTGCTGGCATTGAACGCCACGATCGAGGCTGCCCGCGCTGGGGAGGCCGGCAAGGGCTTCGCAGTTGTCGCCTCGGAGGTCAAAACGCTGGCCTCGCAAACCGGCAAGGCGACCGAGGACATCGCCCAGCGCATCGACGCCCTGACAGCCGGCATGGAAACCATCCAGACAGCGATACGGAGTTCGGAAGGGGCTATTCTAAATGGCGAGGAAGCCATTGGAGCTGCCAACGAGATCATGCAGTCCATTGACGGCATGGTTGGCACGGTGTCTGAACGGGTCACGCAGATCACCGAAATTCTGCACCAGCAGAAGGAAGCCAGTCACGAGATTGCGCGCAATGTTGCGAATGTCGCTGAATCCAATCAAAACACCGATCTGCAGCTGAGCGACATGCAAAGAATTCTGAAAACCAGCAATGATCACTTCAGTGAATCGGCCAAGTCCTTCTTCGATGCAGACTCAGACAGGTCTCTTCTGGAAATGGCACGGATCGATCATGTGCTGTTCAAGAAGCGGGTCGTTGATACGGTCACGGGTCACGACGACTGGGCGTCTTCCGCGATGCCGGATCATCATCATTGCCGCCTTGGCAAATGGTACGACAACATCCAGAACGAGAAAATCAAATCACACCCGATCTTCGTAAGCCTGGTCGCGCCGCACAAGGCTGTCCATGACGCAGGACACCGCGCCCTGAGCGCTGCAGAACAAGGAGACACGCCCACTGCCTACCAGGCACTGGCGGAGCTCGAAACAGCGAGCAAGGAAGTCATCCAGGGCCTGAACGACCTGGGTGCTGCGATGGAGAACGAACTCAAGGATGCAGAAGCGCGCCGGTCTCCACGCAAGGATATCACCACACGAGCTGACGTCATTGTGGACGGTAAAGTACAATCCGTCGAACTTGAAAACGTCTCCAGAACCGGCGTCGGCATCAAAGGTGTCAGAGGTGCTCAGGAAGGCAAAACGGTCAGCCTGCAGCTCGACGGAACCGAGCGTATGGGCCATGTGATCTGGGTGGACGGTTCCAGGGCGGGCGTTCAATTCTTCGATGAACACAAGTAG